A stretch of the Bacillus anthracis str. Vollum genome encodes the following:
- a CDS encoding DedA family protein — MEQHIGELIAHYGYFGIIIALAGGIVGLPIPDEFLLTFVGYNVSKGVMSGTAAFLSGMAGAMLGITLSYILGLKLGLPVLKKYGPKIRIKEHHIEKTHILFEKYGPFLLMIGYFIPGVRHLTAYFAGMSNLTIWRFCLYAYGGALIWISVFIGLGWKLGEKWRFVEYSLHHYGIWILSISVVVTCVVWFYIKKNRE, encoded by the coding sequence ATGGAACAACATATTGGCGAGTTGATCGCACATTATGGGTATTTTGGAATTATTATAGCTTTGGCCGGTGGGATTGTTGGATTACCGATACCAGACGAGTTTTTATTGACCTTCGTTGGTTATAACGTTTCAAAAGGAGTTATGTCAGGAACTGCTGCGTTTTTAAGTGGGATGGCTGGTGCGATGTTAGGGATTACATTAAGTTATATACTAGGCTTAAAACTTGGACTTCCTGTTTTAAAAAAATATGGTCCGAAAATTAGAATTAAAGAACATCACATTGAAAAAACACATATTTTATTTGAAAAATATGGCCCATTTCTTTTAATGATTGGTTACTTTATCCCGGGAGTACGTCATTTAACAGCATATTTTGCTGGGATGTCGAATTTAACAATTTGGCGTTTTTGTTTGTACGCTTACGGTGGTGCGCTTATTTGGATCAGTGTTTTTATTGGACTTGGCTGGAAGTTAGGAGAGAAGTGGCGTTTCGTTGAGTATAGTTTACATCATTATGGAATATGGATTTTATCTATTTCAGTAGTTGTTACATGTGTCGTATGGTTTTACATAAAGAAAAACCGCGAGTAG
- a CDS encoding EamA family transporter: MSSWLLFALLSAIAAALVSIFGKIGLDGIDANVATTVRSIIMALFMVGVIIIQGKFQNIGDVLLNKKALLFITLSGVAGASSWLFYFLALKTGKVSQVAPVDKLSVVFSIILAMIILGEKLNFMTGIGVVFITAGVLFIAFS, translated from the coding sequence ATGAGTTCATGGCTCTTATTCGCACTATTATCAGCAATTGCTGCTGCCCTTGTGTCTATTTTCGGTAAAATTGGTTTAGATGGAATTGATGCCAATGTCGCTACGACGGTTCGTTCTATTATTATGGCATTATTTATGGTAGGCGTTATTATTATACAAGGTAAATTTCAAAATATCGGCGACGTACTGCTAAATAAAAAAGCACTGCTCTTTATCACATTAAGTGGAGTTGCAGGTGCTTCGTCATGGCTATTTTATTTTCTTGCCCTCAAAACAGGGAAAGTTTCACAAGTGGCTCCTGTCGATAAACTAAGCGTCGTATTTTCTATCATTCTCGCCATGATTATACTCGGCGAAAAGTTAAACTTTATGACTGGTATTGGTGTTGTCTTTATTACAGCTGGTGTACTATTTATTGCCTTCAGCTAA
- a CDS encoding BH0509 family protein: MKREERKNMIEFIEKKKGIERDELLFMTDDEVEHIYNVTYFLYEEIAE, encoded by the coding sequence ATGAAAAGAGAAGAACGCAAAAACATGATTGAGTTTATCGAAAAGAAAAAAGGGATTGAACGTGACGAATTATTATTTATGACAGATGATGAAGTAGAACATATTTATAATGTAACGTACTTTTTATATGAGGAAATTGCAGAGTAG
- a CDS encoding pyridoxamine 5'-phosphate oxidase family protein: protein MHLKEKITTIIQGQRTGVLSTVRNDKPHSAFMMFFHEDFVLYVATDRQSKKITDIENNPNVHVLLGREGKKLDEDYIEVEGLASIEEDSTLKNKFWNNSLKRWLLRPEDPNYVLIKINPDTIYYIDGAGTTEPEFLRL from the coding sequence ATGCACTTAAAAGAAAAAATCACAACAATTATTCAAGGCCAAAGAACCGGTGTGTTATCCACTGTACGCAATGATAAGCCGCACAGTGCCTTTATGATGTTTTTCCACGAAGATTTTGTACTGTATGTTGCAACAGATCGACAATCCAAAAAGATAACAGATATCGAAAACAATCCAAATGTACATGTACTACTTGGGCGTGAAGGAAAAAAATTAGATGAAGATTATATCGAAGTAGAAGGCTTAGCCTCCATCGAGGAAGACTCCACATTAAAAAACAAGTTTTGGAATAATAGCCTAAAACGCTGGTTACTCCGTCCTGAAGATCCCAATTATGTACTAATTAAAATCAATCCCGATACAATTTATTACATCGATGGTGCCGGTACGACTGAGCCCGAGTTTTTACGACTATAA
- the cax gene encoding calcium/proton exchanger has protein sequence MFNKIFLIVALIGVPLSVLGKTLHWPQTIMFAVYCITIIALAGFMGRATESLAIVSGPRIGGLLNATFGNAVELIISIFALQAGLIEVVLASLTGSVLGNLLLVGGLSFFIGGLKYKRQSFNVYDARHNSALLIFAVVVAFVIPEIFSMKMDAGKTYQLSIGVSIIMIIMYLAALLFKLVTHRGVYQHKSDEVAHEEEPEWSKGKALLILAIATIAVAYVSEALVHTFETVAKSFGWSELFIGVIIVAIVGNAAEHASAIIMAYKNKINIAVEIAVGSTLQIAMFVAPVLVLLSMFFAQRMPLVFTIPELVSMITAVFLTIAISNDGDTNWFEGGTLLAAYVIMGIGFYLL, from the coding sequence ATGTTTAATAAAATATTTCTTATCGTGGCGCTTATAGGTGTACCACTGTCTGTACTTGGGAAAACACTTCATTGGCCTCAAACAATTATGTTTGCTGTGTATTGTATTACGATTATCGCATTAGCGGGTTTTATGGGGAGAGCGACAGAAAGTTTGGCAATTGTATCTGGTCCTAGAATAGGTGGATTATTAAATGCTACTTTCGGTAATGCTGTTGAACTAATCATTTCAATTTTTGCACTTCAGGCAGGATTAATTGAGGTGGTATTAGCTTCTTTAACGGGTTCTGTACTTGGAAATTTATTATTAGTAGGAGGGCTATCCTTCTTTATAGGAGGGCTTAAATACAAAAGACAAAGTTTTAATGTGTATGATGCAAGGCATAATTCAGCTTTATTAATCTTTGCTGTAGTAGTAGCATTCGTTATTCCAGAGATTTTTTCAATGAAGATGGACGCGGGAAAGACGTATCAATTAAGTATCGGTGTCTCGATTATTATGATTATTATGTACCTTGCTGCATTGTTATTTAAGTTAGTTACGCACCGCGGTGTATATCAACATAAAAGTGATGAAGTAGCTCATGAAGAAGAACCAGAGTGGTCGAAAGGCAAAGCGCTACTCATTTTAGCGATAGCGACAATTGCGGTAGCTTATGTATCAGAGGCGCTTGTGCATACATTTGAGACGGTCGCAAAATCATTTGGTTGGTCAGAGTTATTTATAGGGGTTATTATCGTTGCGATTGTCGGAAATGCGGCGGAACATGCATCTGCAATTATTATGGCTTATAAAAATAAAATAAATATTGCAGTAGAAATTGCAGTAGGTTCTACATTGCAAATTGCTATGTTTGTTGCGCCTGTATTAGTACTGCTTTCTATGTTCTTCGCGCAAAGGATGCCTTTAGTATTTACAATACCAGAACTTGTTTCTATGATTACAGCTGTTTTCTTAACGATTGCGATTTCAAATGATGGAGATACAAACTGGTTTGAAGGCGGCACTTTATTAGCAGCGTATGTCATTATGGGAATTGGTTTTTATTTATTATGA
- a CDS encoding YfkD famly protein, translating to MKRVYSICLSTMVSFILLFPNMSFAKTTVETKMPSSVLNISKDNTFPNDAQDLPRLQPSKFAQELLKTANIKIENPDLIRMFNETTISNAPLAVGYRAKIYLGQWALHYESIDTSINWEYKQVNRNVYDNRGGDRLYPLRYKQETQKTVEGDLTADMKDATDVKKMMLLKALEKVQLPLSFKTTIGYGTGHERVYNISPSQLGYLYAYTPAVNEKGKVTFGEVYLVLKGNQKRLVVKNITSQGIGAAIPIHDHLYFKFISSSHSQ from the coding sequence GTGAAACGAGTATACAGCATATGTCTTTCAACTATGGTCTCGTTTATTCTATTATTTCCTAACATGAGTTTTGCAAAGACAACGGTAGAAACAAAAATGCCTTCATCTGTTTTAAATATTTCTAAAGACAATACGTTTCCAAACGATGCACAAGATTTACCGCGTTTGCAGCCGAGTAAGTTTGCTCAAGAACTATTGAAAACAGCAAATATTAAAATTGAAAACCCAGACTTAATTCGAATGTTTAATGAAACGACAATTTCGAATGCGCCGCTTGCGGTAGGGTACCGAGCGAAGATTTATTTAGGTCAATGGGCTTTGCACTATGAATCGATTGATACATCGATTAATTGGGAATATAAACAAGTAAATCGCAATGTGTATGATAATCGAGGGGGAGATCGCCTATATCCGCTACGCTATAAGCAAGAAACGCAAAAGACGGTTGAAGGTGATTTAACAGCAGATATGAAAGATGCTACAGATGTGAAAAAAATGATGCTTCTCAAAGCACTTGAAAAAGTACAATTACCACTTTCATTTAAAACGACCATTGGTTATGGTACTGGACATGAGAGAGTGTATAATATTAGCCCGAGTCAACTCGGATATTTATACGCTTATACACCAGCGGTAAATGAAAAAGGAAAAGTGACATTTGGAGAAGTATACCTTGTATTAAAGGGAAATCAAAAAAGGCTTGTTGTAAAAAATATTACCTCTCAAGGAATTGGAGCTGCTATTCCAATTCATGATCATTTGTATTTTAAATTCATTTCTTCTTCTCACTCACAATAA
- the yfkAB gene encoding radical SAM/CxCxxxxC motif protein YfkAB codes for MTISQKMKPITPSYDPWEAYMDLEEYGKLLLTNVEFTTTTLCNMRCEHCAVGYTLQPKDPNPLPMDLLLKRLDEIPHLRSLSITGGEPMLSKKSVDNYVTPLLKYAHERGVRTQINSNLTIDLARYEQIIPYLDVLHISHNWGTIDDFVEGGFAMMERKPTYEQRAKLFERMITNSKALSDAGVLVSAETMLNKRTLPHIEHIHRQIVDEMGCKRHEVHPMYPSDFASNLEILTKAEIRDAIEHLLEIRDENVWMLFGTLPFYACSDDERDIATFRKLQESKNVTVRNDPDGRSRLNVNIFDGNIIVTDFGDVPLLGNIQTNTLQEAYEKWSASKTAKSLSCHCPTVKCLGPNVLVKNSYYPTEDFLSKTANITL; via the coding sequence ATGACGATATCACAAAAAATGAAGCCGATTACTCCTTCTTACGATCCATGGGAAGCGTATATGGACCTTGAAGAGTACGGCAAACTACTATTAACAAATGTTGAGTTTACAACGACGACGTTATGCAATATGCGCTGTGAGCATTGCGCTGTTGGTTACACGTTACAGCCGAAAGACCCGAATCCGCTTCCGATGGATCTTTTATTAAAACGATTAGATGAGATTCCTCATTTACGTTCTTTAAGTATTACTGGCGGAGAACCTATGCTTTCAAAAAAATCCGTCGACAACTATGTAACACCACTCTTAAAATATGCCCATGAACGAGGCGTTCGCACTCAAATCAACTCAAACTTAACTATAGATTTAGCACGTTACGAGCAAATTATTCCTTATTTAGACGTACTGCATATATCTCATAACTGGGGAACAATTGATGACTTCGTCGAAGGCGGATTTGCAATGATGGAGCGTAAACCTACGTATGAACAACGTGCAAAGTTATTTGAACGAATGATTACAAATAGTAAAGCTCTATCAGATGCAGGTGTACTCGTATCAGCCGAAACGATGCTGAATAAACGAACTCTACCACACATTGAACATATCCATCGTCAAATCGTTGACGAAATGGGTTGTAAACGTCATGAGGTTCACCCAATGTACCCAAGTGACTTCGCGAGCAATCTAGAAATTTTAACAAAAGCTGAAATTCGCGATGCAATTGAGCATTTACTAGAAATTCGTGATGAAAATGTATGGATGTTATTTGGAACTTTACCTTTCTATGCTTGTAGCGATGACGAGCGAGACATTGCCACATTTAGAAAATTACAAGAGAGCAAAAATGTCACAGTTCGTAATGATCCAGATGGCCGTTCTCGTTTAAATGTAAATATTTTCGATGGAAATATTATTGTAACGGACTTTGGTGATGTTCCACTTCTAGGAAACATACAAACAAATACGTTACAAGAAGCGTATGAAAAATGGAGCGCTTCAAAAACAGCAAAATCATTAAGCTGTCACTGTCCTACAGTAAAATGTCTTGGACCGAATGTTCTTGTAAAAAACAGCTACTATCCGACAGAAGATTTCTTATCAAAAACGGCAAACATTACATTATAA
- a CDS encoding SE1561 family protein, producing the protein MGKAIQDKDTQLVYLKERLNMFIEVIDTIEPEEVELEDVDRLLAMLDELELKCEQFKKDE; encoded by the coding sequence ATGGGAAAAGCAATTCAAGATAAAGATACACAATTAGTATATTTAAAAGAACGTTTAAATATGTTCATTGAAGTAATTGATACAATTGAACCTGAAGAAGTAGAGTTAGAAGATGTGGATCGTCTTCTTGCAATGTTAGATGAATTAGAATTAAAATGTGAGCAATTTAAAAAAGACGAATAA
- the fumA gene encoding class I fumarate hydratase: MEKLQESMYQLIVETSTNLPKDVRRAIQQAKERENAGTRSAMALGTITNNIKMADDNISPICQDTGMPTFKIYTPVGVNQLKLKEAIYHALERATKDGKLRPNSVDSLFGDNSGNNLGPGTPVIKFEQWEKDYIDARLILKGGGCENKNIQYSLPCELEGLGRAGRDLEGIRKCLLHAVYQAQGQGCSAGVIGVGIGGDRTSGYELAKNQLFRTLDDVNPIPELQQLEEYVLENANKLGIGTMGFGGETTLLGCKIGVYNRLPASFYVSVAYNCWAYRRLGVTIHPETGEIMDWLYQEGDDTLQQEAQEKTEQREIVLQAPITEEQIRKLRVGDVVTINGMMYTGRDAIHKHLMDNDCPVDLNGQVIYHCGPVVVKDENDNWQIKAAGPTTSIREEPYQGDIMKKFGIRAVIGKGGMGAKTLAALEEHGGVYLNAIGGAAQYYAECIKEVKDVDFLQFGIPEAMWHLRIEGFKAVVTMDSHGNSLHADVDKTSLEKLASFKEPVFK; encoded by the coding sequence ATGGAAAAGCTTCAAGAAAGCATGTATCAACTAATTGTTGAAACGTCAACGAACTTACCGAAAGATGTTCGTCGTGCGATTCAACAAGCGAAAGAGCGAGAAAATGCAGGGACTCGCTCTGCGATGGCACTTGGCACAATTACAAATAATATTAAAATGGCTGATGATAACATCTCACCAATTTGCCAAGATACAGGGATGCCAACGTTTAAAATTTATACACCAGTTGGTGTGAATCAATTAAAGTTGAAGGAAGCTATCTATCATGCGCTTGAGCGGGCGACAAAAGATGGTAAACTTCGTCCAAATTCTGTTGATTCTCTTTTTGGAGACAATAGTGGAAATAATTTAGGACCAGGTACACCGGTAATTAAGTTTGAACAATGGGAAAAAGATTATATTGATGCACGTTTAATTCTAAAGGGTGGTGGCTGTGAGAATAAAAATATTCAGTATAGCTTACCATGTGAATTAGAAGGACTTGGACGCGCAGGCCGTGATTTAGAAGGGATTCGTAAATGCCTTCTTCATGCAGTGTATCAAGCGCAAGGTCAAGGATGTAGTGCAGGTGTAATTGGTGTTGGTATCGGGGGAGACCGCACATCAGGTTACGAATTAGCAAAAAATCAATTATTCCGTACATTAGATGATGTTAATCCAATTCCAGAATTACAACAACTTGAAGAATATGTCTTAGAAAATGCGAATAAGCTTGGCATTGGTACGATGGGATTTGGCGGAGAAACAACTTTACTTGGCTGTAAAATTGGCGTGTATAATCGTCTGCCGGCTAGCTTCTACGTATCTGTGGCGTATAATTGCTGGGCATATCGCCGCCTTGGCGTAACAATTCACCCTGAAACAGGTGAAATTATGGATTGGTTATATCAAGAAGGTGACGATACACTTCAGCAAGAAGCGCAAGAAAAAACAGAGCAACGTGAGATTGTATTACAAGCACCAATTACAGAAGAGCAAATTCGTAAACTTCGCGTTGGTGATGTTGTAACAATTAATGGCATGATGTATACAGGTCGTGACGCAATCCATAAGCATTTAATGGATAACGATTGTCCAGTAGATTTAAATGGACAAGTTATTTATCACTGTGGTCCAGTTGTCGTGAAAGATGAAAATGACAATTGGCAAATTAAAGCGGCAGGTCCAACGACAAGTATTCGTGAAGAACCGTACCAAGGCGATATTATGAAGAAATTCGGTATTCGCGCTGTCATTGGAAAAGGTGGTATGGGTGCGAAAACTTTAGCGGCTTTAGAAGAACACGGCGGTGTATATTTAAACGCAATCGGTGGTGCAGCGCAATATTATGCTGAATGTATTAAAGAAGTGAAAGATGTTGATTTCTTACAATTTGGTATTCCAGAGGCAATGTGGCACTTACGTATTGAAGGGTTTAAAGCAGTTGTAACGATGGATTCTCATGGTAATAGCTTACATGCAGATGTTGATAAAACATCACTTGAAAAATTAGCGAGCTTTAAAGAGCCAGTATTTAAGTAA